A genomic stretch from Helianthus annuus cultivar XRQ/B chromosome 1, HanXRQr2.0-SUNRISE, whole genome shotgun sequence includes:
- the LOC110919790 gene encoding uncharacterized protein LOC110919790 — protein RSSLNFHDKPKIEIGIRAQSSKHLHRSSSPATIRSPISVSRIIWHTSDKVVHLFLSEPDWDWDGGDDQQRISLLNDLESMIRLLITSQSRSEARLWLCKDVSGISCLSRRQKCELFSTLLRTSSQKRDLAAQILQMIFEKQPKRAGSILAKKSDMLEDFFRGNTRRILLWFSNFSGTSDMEHRKGAKALSQFAFMNRDICWDELEWKGKHGQSPAMVATKPHYFLDLDVEQTVENFLENVPEFWSSHEFADTLKDGDILFLDMKFFVNMFLRLMYKEDMDEIWKIVHEFLTEESFSSLCSHLLIALNENELCVFLDLLKNVLDPNTKPKDSGDTRHYLEVILPRFNGLDSNSIDEFLLLNTVINRGRQLVQLLQEDEHQEEKTQIKDIVQKICTLPENPNCLVPLIKRCFTKKSVNSIKLLGLQSWALHYFMSEGYRASEEWESLFNRNGVRFRHAGKHELLHDKMLTDESDSDSRRKKKRKHRKKRRRTTRNDGYDDDFVDFDFEYNRMYFQSKGSCWLLSTDGYSTSWSSADLPEHLSKHCFSTWMKWGFYRWGDSAS, from the exons AGGTCTTCATTAAACTTTCATGATAAACCAAAAATCGAAATCGGAATTAGGGCTCAAAGCTCAAAACACCTTCACCGTTCATCATCTCCGGCGACGATACGCTCTCCGATTTCCG tTTCTAGGATAATTTGGCATACAAGTGACAAAGTGGTTCatttgtttctttctgaacctGACTGGGAttgggatggaggtgatgaccaACAAAGAATATCTCTTTTGAATGACCTAGAATCAATGATCCGCTTGTTGATTACATCTCAAAGTCGATCAGAGGCACGGCTTTGGCTTTGCAAAGATGTTTCAGGGATAAGTTGTCTATCTCGCAGGCAAAAGTGTGAGCTGTTTTCAACTTTACTCAGAACCAGCTCACAGAAGAGAGACCTAGCGGCTCAAATTTTGCAGATGATTTTTGAGAAACAGCCGAAAAGAGCAGGGTCTATTCTAGCCAAAAAAAGCGACATGCTAGAGGATTTTTTCAGAG GAAATACAAGGCGTATTTTGCTTTGGTTCTCAAATTTTTCTGGCACTAGTGATATGGAGCACAGAAAGGGTGCTAAAGCATTATCCCAATTTGCGTTTATGAATCGCGACATTTGTTGGGACGAACTCGAATGGAAAGGCAAACACGGACAATCACCCGCCATGGTTGCCACAAAGCCTCATTATTTTCTTGATCTTGATGTCGAACAAACAGTCGAGAATTTTCTCGAAAACGTGCCTGAATTTTGGTCATCTCATGAGTTTGCCGACACATTAAAAGACGGTGATATCTTGTTTCTGGACATGAAGTTCTTCGTAAACATGTTTTTGAGATTAATGTACAAAGAAGATATGGACGAGATATGGAAAATTGTTCACGAGTTTCTAACGGAAGAATCTTTCTCATCGTTATGTTCACACCTTCTAATCGCACTTAACGAGAACGAACTGTGTGTTTTTCTAGATTTGCTTAAAAATGTTCTTGACCCAAATACCAAACCTAAAGATTCCGGTGACACCCGTCACTATCTGGAGGTCATACTTCCCAGATTCAACGGTTTAGATTCGAATTCGATCGATGAGTTTCTTTTGTTGAATACGGTTATAAATCGAGGGCGTCAGTTAGTGCAGCTTTTACAAGAAGACGAACACCAGGAAGAAAAGACTCAAATCAAGGATATCGTGCAAAAGATTTGCACTTTACCAGAAAACCCTAATTGTTTAGTTCCGTTAATTAAACGCTGCTTCACGAAAAAAAGCGTAAATTCGATAAAATTACTCGGGTTGCAGTCTTGGGCTCTTCATTACTTCATGTCAGAGGGATATCGGGCTTCTGAAGAGTGGGAATCTTTATTTAACAGAAATGGAGTACGTTTTCGCCATGCTGGCAAGCATGAATTGTTGCATGATAAGATGTTAACAGATGAGAGTGACTCCGATTCAAGAAGAAAAAAGAAACGGAAACATAGAAAGAAAAGAAGGAGAACGACGCGCAATGACGGCtatgatgatgattttgtggaTTTTGATTTTGAGTATAACAGGATGTATTTTCAATCTAAGGGCAGTTGTTGGTTGTTATCTACTGATGGATATTCTACTTCATGGAGCAGT GCTGATTTACCAGAACACTTGTCAAAGCATTGTTTTTCCACTTGGATGAAGTGGGGTTTCTATAGATGGGGAGATTCGGCTTCATAA